Proteins from a genomic interval of Clostridium sp. 'deep sea':
- a CDS encoding MATE family efflux transporter has translation MSLPVMLSMVMQTFYSLVDMIWIGRISAVAVAGVTVFSSLYFLVGSLNSIIGGGSVTVLSQSFGSGDKEKARTAIANTFAFKLLVGIIAAIVLSLALEPLLNHFTDDPQVLNDALAYGRIRAIFMPIMFSSFTVTTALRCSGDSRSPMYITLLSAVLNIVLDPIFIFDKVPYIGIPGLGLGVFGAALATVISVTLSFIISYWLMFGPKSVYKLKLSDFWNIDWSIVYRIVKIGIPQATSQMLRNLANVIMLGFITSYGTLALAAWGIVSRILNLLFMPIFGLMQGSGTVVGQNIGAKQYDRAVESSNIASKIGFLVMMVVAILGYKVAPQVVNLFTDNGEVTKMGGEVLRIIIISMPFVALYMGKATIFTGTGYTLPFLISGVVGQWIVQIPVMYLITKLWNLPFVYLAASNIAYTVVEGVLIFYFFARGNWKAKVQEKAVE, from the coding sequence ATGTCGTTGCCTGTAATGCTTAGTATGGTTATGCAAACATTTTATAGTCTTGTAGATATGATTTGGATAGGTCGAATATCTGCAGTAGCAGTAGCAGGTGTTACAGTTTTTAGCTCATTGTATTTTTTAGTGGGTTCACTAAATAGTATTATTGGAGGGGGCTCGGTTACTGTTCTCTCTCAGAGCTTTGGATCAGGAGACAAGGAAAAAGCACGAACGGCTATAGCAAATACCTTTGCTTTTAAGTTGTTAGTGGGAATAATTGCGGCAATAGTTTTATCCTTAGCTTTAGAGCCTTTATTAAACCACTTCACAGATGATCCTCAGGTATTAAATGATGCCTTAGCTTACGGCAGAATTCGAGCAATTTTCATGCCTATTATGTTTTCTTCATTTACTGTCACTACAGCCCTTCGTTGTAGTGGAGATTCTCGTAGTCCTATGTATATTACACTTTTATCTGCAGTATTAAATATCGTTTTAGATCCCATTTTTATTTTTGATAAAGTCCCTTATATTGGAATACCTGGCCTTGGTTTAGGTGTTTTTGGAGCTGCTTTAGCTACAGTAATATCTGTTACGCTTTCTTTTATTATTTCTTATTGGCTAATGTTTGGTCCCAAAAGTGTTTATAAACTTAAATTAAGTGATTTTTGGAATATCGACTGGAGTATTGTTTATCGTATTGTAAAAATAGGTATACCACAAGCAACATCGCAAATGCTACGAAATTTGGCAAATGTAATAATGTTAGGATTTATAACGTCTTATGGAACACTAGCTTTAGCTGCCTGGGGTATTGTCAGTAGGATTTTAAACCTGTTATTTATGCCTATTTTTGGATTAATGCAAGGTTCAGGTACTGTTGTTGGTCAAAATATTGGTGCCAAACAATATGATAGGGCAGTAGAATCTAGTAATATTGCAAGTAAAATTGGATTTTTAGTAATGATGGTAGTTGCTATACTTGGCTATAAAGTGGCTCCCCAAGTTGTAAATTTATTTACAGATAATGGGGAGGTTACTAAAATGGGCGGAGAGGTATTACGTATCATTATAATTAGCATGCCTTTTGTGGCTTTATATATGGGTAAAGCAACTATATTTACAGGTACAGGTTACACCTTGCCGTTTTTAATATCTGGAGTTGTTGGTCAGTGGATAGTTCAAATACCTGTTATGTATTTAATCACAAAGTTATGGAATTTACCATTTGTTTATTTGGCAGCTTCTAATATTGCTTACACCGTGGTAGAAGGAGTTTTAATTTTCTATTTCTTTGCAAGAGGAAACTGGAAAGCTAAAGTTCAAGAAAAAGCTGTTGAGTAG
- a CDS encoding amidohydrolase: MDFINNANNYLDEAIKLRRWLHQHPEKGFNEFKTSEFIVSYLNELNIKYTKSGATGIIAELNTGRPGKTIALRADIDALPVIEETKLPFKSQNEGFMHACGHDSHTAMLMTTIKFVKDHLHEYNGCFRFLFQPAEETPPGGAIQLIDDAALQGVDYVYGLHCSPEVPVGSISVIDGPMMAAADKFEATIIGKGGHGASPHQTVDAVVLAAQVINNLQTIVSRNVNPQHAAVLTIGQINGGFRFNVIAEKVELAGTVRTLLPEVRELVKSRIEEVIANTVKAQGGDYQFTYTNGYPPLINHKESVDVLRNVGNKLLGEGKVIEIPFASMLGEDFAYYVQDKPGSFFRLGTKLKQGEQYPLHHSKFTIEEDALTYGIKMFAGLLHFHNKN; encoded by the coding sequence ATGGATTTCATTAACAACGCTAATAATTATCTTGATGAAGCAATAAAGTTAAGAAGATGGTTACATCAACATCCCGAAAAAGGATTTAATGAGTTTAAAACAAGTGAGTTTATAGTTAGCTACTTAAATGAATTAAACATTAAGTATACAAAATCTGGAGCAACAGGCATTATTGCAGAGCTTAATACGGGTAGACCAGGTAAAACAATAGCTTTAAGAGCGGATATAGATGCCTTACCAGTTATAGAAGAAACTAAATTGCCTTTTAAATCACAAAATGAAGGTTTTATGCATGCCTGTGGTCATGACTCACATACGGCAATGTTGATGACAACTATTAAGTTTGTAAAAGACCATTTACATGAATACAATGGTTGTTTTAGGTTTTTGTTTCAACCGGCCGAAGAAACTCCTCCTGGTGGAGCTATTCAATTAATTGATGATGCAGCGCTACAAGGGGTAGACTATGTTTATGGACTACATTGTAGCCCAGAGGTGCCAGTTGGCAGTATTTCAGTTATAGATGGGCCAATGATGGCGGCAGCAGATAAGTTTGAGGCAACTATTATAGGTAAAGGTGGGCATGGAGCCTCTCCTCATCAAACAGTTGATGCTGTTGTATTAGCTGCGCAAGTAATAAATAACTTGCAAACAATAGTGAGTAGAAACGTTAATCCTCAACATGCAGCAGTATTAACTATAGGACAAATTAATGGTGGCTTTCGATTTAATGTTATTGCTGAAAAAGTAGAGCTAGCTGGCACAGTAAGAACACTGTTACCCGAAGTTCGTGAGTTAGTGAAATCTAGAATTGAAGAAGTAATTGCTAACACAGTTAAAGCTCAAGGGGGAGACTATCAGTTTACCTATACCAATGGCTATCCACCATTAATCAATCATAAAGAGAGTGTTGATGTACTAAGAAATGTTGGTAATAAATTATTGGGTGAAGGTAAGGTTATAGAGATTCCCTTTGCTTCAATGCTTGGTGAGGACTTTGCTTATTATGTTCAGGATAAACCTGGATCTTTCTTTAGGCTTGGTACCAAGTTAAAACAAGGTGAGCAATATCCACTTCATCACTCTAAGTTTACAATAGAAGAAGATGCCCTAACATACGGCATTAAAATGTTTGCTGGCTTACTTCATTTCCATAATAAAAACTAA
- a CDS encoding S9 family peptidase — MTNKRRITVEDLYNMKWISDPQISPDGSLIAYVLKTVDPKDKMKYQNHIWMVPTDGSREAYQFTNLCSSETNPRWSPDSKTLIFTAKRDEFTQAWSIPVAGGAPLEVTDNRFNTGAPVWSPDGTKIAYTAKVKPESDCNEAEKSDVKYIDKLFYKLNGTGFLDNKVSQLFVTDINSGDTTQLTKSEFAVAAPSWSPCSKFLAFSSNRTEDAEYNNLTDIWTIDLKAENLTKITTTGGRASSPSWSPNGKYIAYIGDKMEHGSATISTIYLINLASKEEINLLPNLETAPRHAVGGDSVSSPSNGLIWSKNNKHIYFNASMYGKTALYKVETTKEAKLTKLTEGDEVLYGMSYSDESKTFAVTRSSFITIGDLFVIDDNNNRRQLTDVNSALLAEVELSQPEQFKYNYDRFEIEGWIMKPYGFKEGETYPTILEIHGGPHAAYGHIFFHEFQLLAAKGYTVVFTNPPGSSNYGQDFYTQTHHDWGGLDYRSLMAAVDYVNENYNYVAKDNWGVTGGSYGGYMVNWMIGQTDFFKAGVSLRSTCNRYSQFGTSDVGFFNGNYEQKGNPWDNAEFYLKVSPLTYVNNVKTPLMLIHSENDLRCPISQAEEFFSALKWLKKEVVMVRFPNETHELSRAGKPKHRIERLNYLLGWFTDHIKISNDMYSN; from the coding sequence ATGACTAATAAACGTAGAATTACAGTTGAAGATTTATACAACATGAAATGGATTAGCGACCCTCAAATTTCACCAGACGGAAGCCTTATTGCTTACGTTTTAAAAACAGTTGATCCTAAAGATAAAATGAAATACCAAAACCATATTTGGATGGTGCCTACTGATGGTAGCAGAGAGGCCTATCAATTTACTAACCTGTGTAGTAGTGAAACAAATCCACGCTGGTCTCCAGACAGCAAAACCTTGATCTTTACAGCTAAACGAGATGAGTTTACCCAGGCTTGGTCTATTCCTGTAGCTGGAGGAGCTCCTCTGGAGGTAACTGATAATAGATTTAATACAGGAGCACCAGTATGGTCACCAGATGGTACTAAAATAGCTTATACAGCTAAAGTGAAACCTGAAAGTGATTGCAATGAAGCAGAAAAATCAGATGTAAAATATATAGATAAATTATTTTACAAACTAAATGGTACTGGCTTTTTAGATAACAAAGTTAGTCAGTTATTTGTTACTGACATAAATAGTGGTGATACTACACAACTAACCAAGAGTGAATTTGCAGTTGCTGCCCCTAGTTGGTCACCATGCAGTAAGTTTTTAGCCTTTAGCTCCAATAGAACTGAAGATGCAGAATACAATAATTTAACAGATATATGGACTATAGATTTAAAAGCAGAGAACCTAACTAAAATTACCACTACTGGGGGACGAGCTAGTTCACCATCATGGTCTCCTAATGGCAAATATATTGCCTATATTGGCGATAAAATGGAGCATGGCAGTGCAACTATTTCTACAATTTACTTAATTAATTTAGCAAGTAAAGAAGAAATTAATTTATTACCAAACTTAGAAACAGCTCCTCGACATGCCGTAGGTGGAGACAGTGTTTCATCTCCATCTAATGGCTTAATATGGAGTAAAAACAACAAACATATTTATTTCAACGCCAGTATGTACGGAAAAACTGCCTTATATAAAGTAGAGACTACTAAAGAAGCGAAACTCACCAAGTTAACAGAGGGTGATGAAGTTTTATATGGCATGAGTTATTCAGATGAATCTAAAACATTTGCTGTAACTCGATCTAGCTTTATTACAATAGGTGATTTATTTGTTATTGATGACAATAATAATAGGCGTCAATTAACAGATGTTAATAGTGCTTTATTAGCTGAAGTTGAATTATCTCAACCAGAACAGTTTAAGTATAACTATGATAGATTTGAAATTGAAGGTTGGATAATGAAACCTTACGGTTTTAAAGAGGGCGAAACATACCCCACAATACTAGAGATTCATGGTGGTCCACACGCTGCTTACGGCCATATTTTCTTCCATGAATTTCAATTGCTTGCTGCCAAAGGTTATACAGTTGTGTTCACTAATCCACCAGGAAGCAGTAACTATGGTCAAGATTTTTATACCCAAACCCACCATGATTGGGGTGGCTTAGATTACCGATCATTAATGGCCGCGGTAGATTATGTGAATGAAAACTATAATTACGTAGCCAAAGATAATTGGGGTGTAACAGGCGGAAGTTACGGTGGCTATATGGTTAACTGGATGATTGGTCAAACAGATTTCTTTAAAGCTGGTGTAAGTTTACGAAGCACTTGTAACCGCTATAGCCAATTTGGCACTAGTGATGTAGGCTTCTTTAACGGTAATTACGAGCAAAAAGGAAACCCTTGGGATAATGCAGAGTTTTACTTAAAGGTTTCACCTCTCACTTATGTAAACAACGTAAAAACTCCACTTATGTTAATTCACAGCGAAAACGATTTACGTTGTCCAATTAGCCAAGCAGAAGAGTTTTTCAGTGCCTTAAAATGGTTAAAAAAAGAGGTAGTTATGGTAAGATTCCCCAATGAAACCCATGAGCTTTCAAGGGCAGGAAAACCAAAACATCGCATAGAAAGATTAAACTATTTATTAGGCTGGTTTACAGACCATATTAAAATAAGTAATGATATGTACAGCAACTAA
- a CDS encoding amidohydrolase, producing MDIKKAVNEVIAQVTEWRHIVHQNPELANEEFKTSALVEKALTEAGIEVTRFPNSTAVMGVLKGGKPGKTIALRADMDALPIKELTDVSYKSQNEGVMHACGHDIHTTVLMGAATALAKYRDEVPGTVKFLFQPAEEVPPGGALGMVANNVLKNPDAEYVFALHTSVSKPIGTVEINNGYSHANTDGCTITINAKGAHGAYPHLGVDAVAVAGHVIVGLHSIVSRSVNPIDSGVVTVGSMHSGTVNNIIAETAEMKLTVRTLTPETRELLKKRIIEVAEHTALAHGATATVDYWYGYPSVYNDKKAVEIVKATAEKHLPADKIYNRELPGMGGEDFAYFAKEVPGAFFYLGAKVDDYPGHNPRYNASDDCLATGVEMMVALVFEASK from the coding sequence GTGGATATTAAAAAAGCTGTAAATGAAGTTATTGCACAAGTAACAGAATGGCGTCACATTGTACATCAAAACCCTGAATTAGCTAATGAGGAGTTTAAAACATCTGCATTAGTAGAAAAGGCTTTAACAGAAGCAGGAATTGAGGTTACTCGTTTTCCTAACTCTACTGCGGTAATGGGGGTACTTAAAGGTGGTAAACCCGGTAAAACTATTGCTTTAAGAGCAGATATGGATGCTCTTCCTATTAAAGAATTAACCGATGTTTCTTATAAATCTCAAAATGAAGGCGTAATGCATGCCTGTGGACATGATATTCATACCACAGTTTTAATGGGTGCTGCTACAGCCTTGGCAAAATATCGTGACGAAGTACCTGGCACAGTAAAATTCTTGTTTCAACCAGCTGAGGAGGTTCCACCAGGAGGAGCATTAGGTATGGTAGCCAATAATGTTCTTAAAAATCCTGATGCAGAGTATGTATTTGCTTTGCATACTAGTGTTTCTAAACCAATAGGCACAGTAGAGATTAACAATGGCTATAGCCATGCTAACACAGATGGCTGCACTATAACAATTAACGCCAAAGGTGCTCATGGTGCTTATCCTCACTTAGGAGTAGATGCTGTGGCAGTAGCTGGTCATGTAATAGTAGGTTTACATTCTATTGTTAGTAGATCAGTTAACCCTATTGATAGTGGTGTTGTTACAGTTGGTAGTATGCATAGTGGTACAGTTAATAATATTATAGCGGAAACAGCTGAAATGAAGTTGACTGTGAGAACACTTACACCCGAAACTCGTGAGTTACTTAAAAAGAGAATTATTGAGGTAGCTGAACATACAGCATTAGCTCATGGTGCCACAGCAACTGTAGACTATTGGTATGGATACCCATCTGTTTATAATGATAAAAAGGCTGTAGAGATAGTAAAAGCTACTGCTGAAAAACACTTACCAGCAGACAAAATATATAATAGAGAATTACCTGGTATGGGTGGCGAAGACTTTGCTTACTTTGCCAAAGAAGTTCCGGGTGCATTTTTCTACTTAGGAGCTAAAGTTGATGATTACCCAGGACATAATCCTCGTTACAATGCCTCTGATGATTGTTTAGCTACAGGTGTTGAAATGATGGTTGCTTTAGTTTTTGAGGCTTCTAAATAA